One Mycolicibacterium parafortuitum DNA segment encodes these proteins:
- a CDS encoding type I polyketide synthase — MTAASGTPASPDRRAIITEALRKIDDLTARLAAAEKAETEPIAVVGIGCRLPAGVEDPDAFWRFLSDGGNGVIRVPADRWDADEYYSPDYSVPGTICNREGGFLTSWQPDEFDAEFFSIAPREAAAMDPQQRLLLEVAWEALENAGINPRTLRGSATGVFIGLTTNDYYHSVVGKLRPEDIDPYIPFGNAPNFAAGRLSYFLGVRGPAVVSDTACSSSLVSIHLACQSLRRGESDHALAAGVNLILSPENNIACSRWGMLAPDGLCKTFDADANGYVRSEGAGVVVLKRLSDALRDGDRVLAVVRGSAVNQDGASSGQTVPNGPAQQELMRKALQTARLEPSDIDYIEAHGTGTSLGDPIELDALSAVYGDRKDSAPLVLGSVKTNLGHLESAAGVTGFIKTVLSVHHGEIPRQLHFKKLTPQAGEGASKFRIATEHLDWPALKRPRRAAVSSFGVSGTNAHIVIEQAPAVQVAEPLESSVPQPVPPVSTLVVSGKTPARIASLAGRLADWLQSPEAAGVGLADVADTLNHRRAQHTRFATVVAADRDQAVAGLRALAGGYPAPGVVGPNDPALGAGTVFLYSGQGSQWAGMGKRLLADEPAFAAAVDELEPDFLAQVGFSLRDVLTSGETVVGIDRIQPVLVGVQLALTALWRSYGVTPDAVIGHSMGEVTAAVVSGALSTADGLKVIATRSRLMKRLSGQGAMALLELDADAADKLIAGYDGLTVAVYASAHQTVIAGPPDQVDAAIAVVDAQDRLARRVDVDVASHHPIVDPILADLRSELAGLTPRTPTTPIIVTTDGRPTDGSCVFDADHWVANLRNPVRFARAVATAGQDNSIFVEVSPHPLLAYAIKDTLEDKPHRNLPTLQRDANDTVTFHTNLNATHTARPPKTPQRGARVALPTTPWHHAHHWIQHTVQPDAARPGGTDVPVAEGEKHEWFHQLSWPVRELPQGGTDVPWLVFADDAAGLAELLGPGSRVLPLSVLDDGGEIGAALSGVQHVAYVPATEAARFDAAPSYRTFGQLRRLVVALAGTAEAPRLFIVTRNAQPVADGDRANPAHAVLWGQGRTLALEHPEFWGALVDVDESLPAELLAQYLRAEAAALDAPGRDDQAVYRAGERRVPRLEPRPLPAVPLTRLENGTSHLVIGATGNVGPYLIRQLAEMGASTVVAASRRGGGLADLAAELAERGTTLVEVAADAADEASMAAVFARFGADLPPLEGIYLASLAGGEALLADMTDDDLSPMFRSKVDAAAVLHKLSLRTPVRRFVLFSSITGLLGSRAVAHYTAANAFADAFAYARRALGLPATVVDWGLWKSWADAQPQMKAAGLEPMPNDVAIRMLPAVLSPDAALQTVVAGADWGRLAEAYRMRAAVKVLDHLVGAPGDTADLDAVAAPSWGTVLGDEADGSGHDRLWRARLVPGERSYPVAHRVRGVEVVPVSVVLQTLSAAASRLDTDGSTAAVGDVRFEYPIVADQPKVVHVTFDKGTAGGVLTVWSSAAPDTAEQRWTRHASARLAEVPAGAVTGDQTVSGKEFDGPAIAQMQRAWGVEGQPFDWTVAHCAATVAGARADVTLPESTQSPAAALVDAAVHVARLADADNAQLLLPAGAETLSVAGQVGTTAVVEAFARREGGPALVVDVLVKGADGSTWVDIRGLTYAPVESAPAPVADENGAVATEFIDWTTMNRRQTVAELRTRLRAILARELGMPDDAVDVEMAFPELGLDSMMAMNLLRDAKQLVRIDLSATMLWNHPSIAQLSDFVADLLAPAQQAAEEAEPEVPEGSEDDESDSFGLLDELFDSIESDSVESASAGSEGAN, encoded by the coding sequence ATGACTGCTGCGTCAGGTACCCCCGCATCGCCGGATCGCCGGGCGATCATCACCGAGGCGCTCCGCAAGATCGACGACCTGACGGCTCGCCTCGCGGCCGCCGAGAAGGCCGAGACCGAACCGATCGCGGTGGTCGGCATCGGCTGCCGGCTGCCGGCGGGCGTCGAGGACCCAGACGCGTTCTGGCGGTTCCTGTCCGACGGCGGCAACGGCGTCATCCGGGTGCCCGCCGACCGGTGGGACGCCGACGAGTACTACTCGCCCGACTACTCGGTGCCCGGCACCATCTGCAACCGCGAGGGCGGCTTCCTGACGTCGTGGCAGCCCGACGAATTCGACGCCGAGTTCTTCTCGATCGCGCCCCGTGAGGCGGCCGCGATGGACCCGCAGCAGCGGCTTCTGCTCGAGGTCGCCTGGGAGGCGCTGGAGAACGCCGGGATCAACCCGCGCACCCTGCGTGGTTCGGCGACCGGTGTGTTCATCGGCCTGACGACCAACGACTACTACCACTCGGTCGTCGGCAAGCTGCGGCCCGAGGACATCGATCCGTACATCCCGTTCGGCAACGCGCCGAACTTCGCCGCAGGCCGGCTGTCCTACTTCCTGGGTGTACGCGGCCCGGCGGTCGTCAGCGACACCGCGTGCTCGTCGTCGCTGGTGTCGATCCATCTGGCCTGTCAGAGCCTGCGCCGCGGCGAGAGCGACCACGCGCTGGCCGCCGGCGTGAACCTGATCCTGTCGCCGGAGAACAACATCGCCTGCTCGCGCTGGGGCATGCTGGCCCCGGACGGCCTGTGCAAGACCTTCGACGCCGACGCCAACGGCTACGTCCGCAGCGAGGGCGCCGGCGTGGTCGTGCTCAAGCGGCTCTCCGATGCGCTGCGCGACGGTGACCGGGTGCTCGCCGTGGTCCGCGGTTCGGCGGTCAACCAGGACGGCGCCAGCAGCGGGCAGACGGTGCCCAACGGCCCGGCTCAGCAGGAGCTGATGCGCAAGGCGTTGCAGACGGCCCGGCTGGAGCCGTCGGACATCGACTACATCGAGGCGCACGGCACCGGCACGTCGCTGGGCGACCCGATCGAACTCGATGCGCTCTCGGCCGTGTACGGCGACCGCAAGGATTCCGCACCGCTGGTGCTCGGTTCGGTGAAGACCAACCTCGGCCACCTGGAGTCCGCCGCCGGCGTCACCGGGTTCATCAAGACCGTGCTGTCGGTGCACCACGGTGAGATCCCGCGCCAGCTGCACTTCAAGAAGCTGACCCCGCAGGCGGGTGAAGGCGCGTCGAAGTTCCGCATCGCCACCGAGCATCTGGACTGGCCGGCCCTGAAGCGTCCGCGCCGGGCCGCGGTGTCCTCGTTCGGTGTCAGCGGCACCAACGCGCACATCGTGATCGAGCAGGCGCCTGCGGTGCAGGTGGCTGAACCTCTGGAAAGCTCGGTGCCGCAACCGGTTCCGCCGGTCAGCACGCTGGTGGTCAGCGGTAAGACCCCGGCGCGCATCGCATCGCTGGCCGGCCGGCTCGCCGACTGGCTGCAGAGCCCGGAGGCCGCCGGGGTCGGCTTGGCCGACGTCGCCGACACGCTCAACCATCGCCGCGCCCAGCACACCCGGTTCGCGACCGTCGTCGCCGCGGACCGCGACCAGGCCGTCGCCGGGCTGCGCGCGCTCGCCGGCGGGTACCCGGCCCCGGGCGTGGTCGGCCCGAACGATCCGGCGCTGGGCGCGGGCACGGTGTTCCTCTACTCCGGACAGGGCTCGCAGTGGGCCGGCATGGGTAAGCGGCTGCTCGCCGACGAACCCGCTTTCGCCGCCGCCGTCGACGAGCTCGAACCCGACTTCCTCGCTCAGGTGGGCTTCTCCCTGCGCGACGTGCTGACCTCCGGGGAGACGGTGGTCGGCATCGACCGGATCCAGCCGGTGCTGGTCGGTGTGCAGCTCGCACTGACCGCGCTGTGGCGGTCCTACGGAGTCACCCCCGATGCGGTGATCGGCCATTCGATGGGTGAGGTCACCGCCGCGGTGGTGTCCGGCGCGCTGAGCACCGCCGACGGGCTGAAGGTGATCGCGACCCGGTCGCGGCTGATGAAGCGGCTGTCCGGGCAGGGCGCGATGGCGCTGCTCGAGCTCGACGCCGACGCCGCCGACAAGCTGATCGCCGGCTACGACGGACTGACCGTGGCGGTGTACGCGTCGGCGCACCAGACGGTGATCGCGGGCCCGCCCGACCAGGTGGACGCCGCGATCGCGGTCGTCGACGCCCAGGACAGGCTGGCCCGGCGCGTCGACGTCGACGTCGCGTCGCACCACCCGATCGTCGACCCGATCCTGGCGGATCTGCGGTCCGAGCTGGCGGGCCTGACGCCGCGCACCCCGACCACGCCGATCATCGTGACCACCGACGGCCGCCCGACCGACGGCTCGTGTGTCTTCGACGCCGACCACTGGGTCGCCAACCTGCGCAACCCGGTGCGGTTCGCCCGTGCGGTCGCGACCGCCGGCCAGGACAACTCGATCTTCGTCGAGGTCAGCCCGCACCCGCTGCTGGCCTACGCGATCAAGGACACCCTCGAGGACAAGCCGCACCGCAACCTGCCGACGCTGCAGCGCGATGCCAACGACACCGTCACGTTCCACACCAACTTGAACGCGACGCACACGGCCCGCCCGCCGAAGACGCCGCAGCGCGGCGCGCGAGTGGCGCTGCCGACGACACCGTGGCATCACGCCCACCACTGGATCCAGCACACCGTGCAGCCGGACGCCGCGCGGCCGGGCGGAACCGATGTGCCGGTCGCCGAGGGCGAGAAGCACGAGTGGTTCCACCAGCTGAGCTGGCCGGTGCGGGAGCTGCCGCAGGGCGGCACCGACGTGCCGTGGCTGGTGTTCGCCGACGACGCCGCCGGCCTGGCCGAGCTGCTCGGACCCGGGTCGCGGGTGCTGCCGCTGTCGGTACTCGACGACGGCGGTGAGATCGGCGCGGCCCTGTCCGGAGTTCAGCACGTCGCCTACGTGCCTGCCACCGAGGCCGCGCGCTTCGACGCCGCACCGAGCTACCGGACGTTCGGTCAGCTGCGCCGCCTCGTCGTCGCGCTGGCCGGGACCGCGGAGGCACCTCGACTGTTCATCGTCACGCGCAACGCCCAACCGGTCGCCGACGGTGACCGCGCCAACCCCGCGCATGCGGTGCTGTGGGGGCAGGGCCGCACGCTGGCGCTGGAGCATCCCGAGTTCTGGGGCGCTCTGGTCGACGTCGACGAGAGTCTGCCCGCCGAACTGCTCGCGCAGTACCTGCGTGCCGAGGCCGCCGCGCTCGACGCCCCCGGACGTGACGACCAGGCCGTCTACCGCGCCGGGGAGCGCCGGGTCCCGCGGCTGGAGCCGCGCCCGCTGCCCGCGGTGCCGCTGACGCGGCTGGAGAACGGAACCAGCCACCTGGTGATCGGTGCGACCGGCAACGTCGGCCCGTACCTGATCCGCCAGCTCGCCGAGATGGGCGCCTCGACCGTCGTCGCGGCGTCCCGGCGCGGCGGGGGACTGGCCGACCTGGCCGCGGAGCTCGCCGAACGCGGCACCACGTTGGTCGAGGTCGCCGCCGACGCGGCCGACGAGGCATCGATGGCCGCGGTGTTCGCCCGCTTCGGCGCCGATCTGCCGCCGCTGGAAGGCATCTACCTGGCGTCGCTGGCCGGCGGTGAGGCGCTGCTCGCGGACATGACCGACGACGACCTGAGCCCGATGTTCCGGTCCAAGGTCGACGCCGCGGCGGTGCTGCACAAGCTGTCGCTACGCACCCCGGTGCGCCGGTTCGTGCTGTTCTCGTCGATCACCGGGCTGCTCGGTTCGCGCGCGGTGGCGCACTACACCGCGGCCAATGCGTTCGCCGATGCGTTCGCCTATGCGCGGCGCGCACTCGGGCTGCCCGCGACGGTCGTCGACTGGGGCCTGTGGAAGTCGTGGGCCGATGCACAGCCGCAGATGAAGGCGGCCGGGCTGGAACCGATGCCCAACGACGTCGCGATCAGGATGCTGCCCGCGGTGCTCAGCCCGGACGCCGCCCTGCAGACCGTGGTGGCCGGCGCCGACTGGGGCCGGCTGGCTGAGGCGTACCGGATGCGTGCCGCGGTCAAGGTGCTCGACCATCTGGTCGGGGCGCCGGGGGACACCGCCGACCTGGACGCCGTCGCGGCCCCGTCGTGGGGCACCGTCCTCGGCGACGAGGCCGACGGCTCCGGGCACGACCGCCTGTGGCGGGCCCGGCTGGTTCCCGGCGAGCGGTCCTACCCGGTCGCGCACCGGGTCCGCGGAGTCGAGGTCGTCCCGGTCTCGGTGGTGCTGCAGACGCTTTCGGCTGCGGCGAGCCGACTGGACACGGACGGTTCGACCGCTGCGGTGGGTGACGTGCGGTTCGAGTACCCGATCGTCGCCGACCAGCCGAAGGTCGTCCACGTGACGTTCGACAAGGGGACGGCCGGCGGCGTGCTGACGGTGTGGTCCAGCGCGGCCCCCGACACCGCCGAGCAGCGTTGGACGCGGCACGCCAGTGCCCGGCTGGCCGAGGTTCCCGCCGGGGCCGTCACCGGCGATCAGACGGTCAGCGGCAAGGAGTTCGACGGTCCGGCGATCGCGCAGATGCAGCGCGCGTGGGGCGTCGAAGGTCAGCCGTTCGACTGGACCGTCGCCCACTGTGCGGCCACGGTCGCCGGTGCCCGGGCCGACGTCACGCTGCCGGAGTCGACCCAATCGCCCGCCGCAGCGCTGGTCGACGCGGCCGTGCACGTCGCGCGTCTGGCCGACGCCGACAATGCGCAACTGCTGCTGCCCGCGGGCGCCGAGACCCTCTCGGTCGCCGGTCAGGTCGGCACCACCGCCGTGGTCGAGGCGTTCGCCCGCCGGGAGGGCGGTCCTGCCCTCGTGGTCGACGTCCTGGTCAAGGGCGCCGACGGCAGCACCTGGGTCGACATCCGCGGGCTCACCTACGCGCCCGTCGAGTCGGCGCCCGCCCCGGTCGCCGACGAGAACGGCGCCGTGGCAACCGAGTTCATCGACTGGACCACGATGAACCGCCGGCAGACCGTCGCGGAGCTGCGCACCCGGCTGCGCGCGATCCTGGCGCGCGAGCTCGGGATGCCCGACGATGCCGTCGACGTCGAGATGGCGTTCCCCGAACTGGGGCTGGACTCGATGATGGCGATGAACCTGCTGCGCGACGCCAAGCAGTTGGTCCGTATCGACCTGTCCGCGACCATGTTGTGGAACCACCCGTCCATCGCGCAGCTGTCGGACTTCGTCGCCGACCTGCTGGCACCTGCGCAACAGGCCGCCGAGGAAGCCGAACCGGAGGTTCCCGAGGGTTCCGAAGACGACGAGTCCGACTCGTTCGGCTTGCTGGACGAGCTGTTCGACAGCATCGAATCTGATTCCGTCGAGTCGGCGAGCGCCGGCAGTGAGGGCGCCAACTGA
- a CDS encoding type I polyketide synthase — protein sequence MKTTFDRISAMSGEQRDKLTEQFEKASRVAAAEPIAVVGMGCRFPGGATDPDKYWKLLESGTNAVTEVPADRWDGDAYYDPDPMAPGRMPSKWGAYIDDMQGFDAEFFGITPREAAAMDPQQRVVLEVAYEALENAGLAPEAVGEVRGAVMLGVYYNEYQSSSAGNPDTIDAYSATGNAHSVTVGRIAYLLGLKGPAVAVDTACSSSLVAIHLACQSLRMRESDLALAGGVSLSLRPETQLALGKWGMLSPHGKCYAFDSRANGFVRGEGAGVVVLKRLTDAVRDGDRVLGVVRGSALNQDGRSNGLTAPNAPAQREVITRALRSADVAAGTVNYVETHGTGTSLGDPIEFDALAAVYGKGDTPCALGAVKTNMGHLEAAAGIAGFIKAVLTLQRGAIAPNLHFDKWNPQISPAGTRLFVPTEKADWPKVDHPRRAAVSSFGMGGTNAHIVLEQGPEPVAAPVDPAPKVATLVVSGKTPQRLAAAAASLADWLETDGAAASLADVAYTVNHHRSRYQTVATVCARTHAEAVTGLRALAAGQSAPGVLGARDARTGAGKGTVFLYSGQGAQWAGMGKALLVEEPAFAAAVDELEPAFVDKVGFSLRQTLEAGEPVTGIDRIQPVLVGMQLALTQLWRSYGVEPDAVIGHSMGEATAAVVAGVLTPAEGFDIIATRTRLMKRLSGQGAMALLELDAQATEALLADRPDLTIAVYASPKQSVIAGPPEQVDEVVALVDAQGKLARRVEVDVASHHPTIDPVLDELRDALAYLSPAAPKIPLVSTVAYTGSSPLYTADYWAANLRNPVRFSQAVHEASADHSNFIEISPHPLLTHAITDTLDAQGISRKFHVGSTVNRDHPETLAFHAQLSAVRPPAVKAPEGATGRLVDVPATAWQHTAYWMADRSGGQQFAGTHPLLGLHVELPSGAGHVWQSDVGLEAHPWLADHIVHGLPVMPGAGFAEIALAAAQEALGLPATGVEVSVEVEQMLPLDPYTKLTTQVSTGQDGVSTVEIHSRSEAGTWTRHAAGTVKAAAPASPAKPAPLTDATPVSPADFYTALRRTGAHHAQAFAALTRIARAGGAADTEIVLPDEATPHRGITLHPVLLDAALQGLAAALGDDSLNDSNDVTYLPVGFGSVRVFGELGRRAKCRAEIVSVASGVDGQGSGDAVGRVTLTDDTGTVLAQVDNVALKRIQRRTVPLPLSQKIFDSRWVESPVAAGGAAPGSWLVLADGDAALGEAARFADGFGDVQHRVIAAPLADESAARDALASATSDAALPPAGVVVLVDVPAFDGTDADARLRAAQDAVWEIAATVRSIVGSWHGKPPRLWVVSRGGLTVTDGDGGGNPGVGTLKALIRVLAYEHPDLRATLLDVGADGDTAAILAGEIAADGADDVIAWRDGTRRVERLARAALPATPGKLEVRGDGSYIVTGALGGVGLAVVRWLVDNGAGRLVLNGRSGPSEAAQAVLDELSARAEISVVTGDIATPGTAARLVSAAEETGKPLRGVLHSAAVLDDELVVGLTRESMDKIWAPKAAGAWRLHEATADKALDWWVGFSSVASLLGSPGQAAYACANAWLDALVAWRRAAGLPATTVNWGQWAEVGLASSLKFSVLDPITPDEGVEALGGVLAAGLSQVGIARLRLDRAAAAFPEIRQIGFFADLVSELDVDDSDDDWEGADALKTLSAAEVNRVVVARLRRRIAGVMGYSTESAVDTAKPLTEMGLDSLMAVRMRNTIRGDFGVEPPVALLLQGATLDDVALDLIRQLGLAEEDGSERPNALRERAQQRAAARQRAASRRKVGPRS from the coding sequence ATGAAAACCACGTTCGACCGGATCTCGGCGATGTCGGGTGAGCAGCGCGACAAGCTCACCGAGCAGTTCGAGAAGGCCTCCCGCGTCGCCGCCGCCGAGCCGATCGCCGTCGTCGGCATGGGTTGCCGGTTCCCCGGCGGGGCCACCGATCCGGACAAGTACTGGAAGCTGCTGGAATCCGGCACCAACGCGGTCACCGAGGTGCCCGCCGACCGCTGGGACGGCGACGCCTACTACGACCCCGACCCGATGGCGCCGGGCCGGATGCCGTCGAAGTGGGGCGCCTACATCGACGACATGCAGGGGTTCGACGCCGAGTTCTTCGGCATCACACCGCGCGAGGCCGCCGCGATGGACCCGCAGCAGCGGGTGGTCCTCGAGGTCGCCTATGAGGCGCTGGAGAACGCCGGACTGGCACCCGAGGCCGTCGGCGAGGTCCGCGGCGCGGTGATGCTCGGCGTCTACTACAACGAGTATCAGAGTTCCTCGGCCGGCAACCCGGACACCATCGACGCATACTCGGCGACCGGCAACGCCCACAGCGTCACCGTCGGCCGCATCGCGTACCTGCTGGGCCTGAAGGGCCCCGCGGTCGCCGTCGACACCGCGTGCTCGTCGTCGCTGGTGGCGATCCACCTGGCCTGCCAGAGCCTGCGGATGCGGGAGAGCGACCTGGCGCTGGCCGGCGGCGTCAGCCTGTCGCTGCGCCCGGAAACCCAACTCGCGCTGGGTAAGTGGGGCATGCTCTCACCGCACGGCAAGTGCTACGCGTTCGACTCGCGGGCCAACGGATTCGTCCGAGGCGAGGGCGCGGGTGTCGTCGTGCTCAAGCGGCTCACCGACGCGGTGCGCGACGGTGACCGGGTCCTCGGCGTGGTGCGCGGCTCCGCGCTGAACCAGGACGGCCGCTCCAACGGCCTGACCGCGCCCAACGCGCCGGCTCAGCGAGAGGTGATCACCCGGGCCCTGCGCTCGGCAGACGTCGCCGCGGGCACCGTGAACTACGTCGAAACCCACGGCACCGGAACATCTCTGGGTGATCCGATCGAGTTCGACGCACTGGCCGCCGTGTACGGCAAGGGGGACACCCCGTGCGCGCTCGGTGCGGTCAAGACCAACATGGGTCACCTGGAGGCGGCCGCGGGTATCGCCGGCTTCATCAAGGCGGTGCTGACGCTGCAGCGCGGCGCCATCGCGCCGAACCTGCACTTCGACAAGTGGAACCCGCAGATCAGCCCTGCGGGGACAAGGCTTTTCGTGCCGACGGAGAAGGCGGACTGGCCCAAGGTCGACCATCCGCGCCGCGCCGCGGTGTCGTCGTTCGGCATGGGTGGCACCAACGCCCACATCGTGCTGGAGCAGGGCCCCGAACCGGTCGCCGCGCCCGTGGATCCGGCCCCGAAGGTCGCCACACTGGTGGTGTCCGGCAAGACCCCGCAACGGCTCGCCGCCGCCGCTGCATCGCTGGCCGACTGGCTCGAAACCGACGGTGCCGCAGCGTCGTTGGCTGATGTCGCGTACACCGTGAACCACCACCGCAGCAGGTACCAGACCGTCGCGACGGTGTGTGCGCGCACCCACGCCGAAGCGGTGACCGGGCTGCGTGCGCTGGCCGCCGGACAGTCCGCGCCCGGCGTCCTCGGCGCCCGTGACGCGCGCACCGGCGCAGGCAAGGGCACCGTGTTCCTGTACTCCGGACAGGGTGCGCAGTGGGCGGGCATGGGCAAGGCCCTGCTCGTCGAGGAGCCCGCGTTCGCCGCGGCGGTCGACGAGCTCGAACCGGCGTTCGTCGACAAGGTCGGCTTCTCGCTGCGCCAGACGCTGGAGGCCGGCGAACCGGTCACCGGCATCGACCGCATCCAGCCGGTGCTCGTCGGCATGCAGTTGGCGTTGACGCAGCTGTGGCGCTCGTACGGGGTGGAACCCGACGCGGTGATCGGGCACTCGATGGGCGAGGCGACCGCGGCCGTGGTCGCCGGCGTGCTGACCCCGGCCGAGGGCTTCGACATCATCGCGACCCGTACCCGGCTGATGAAGCGGCTGTCCGGGCAGGGCGCGATGGCGCTTCTCGAACTCGACGCGCAGGCCACCGAGGCGCTGCTCGCCGACCGCCCCGACCTGACGATCGCGGTGTACGCATCGCCGAAGCAGTCGGTGATCGCGGGCCCGCCCGAGCAGGTCGACGAGGTCGTCGCGCTGGTCGACGCGCAGGGCAAGCTGGCCCGCCGCGTCGAGGTGGACGTCGCGTCGCACCATCCGACGATCGACCCGGTGCTCGACGAACTGCGCGACGCGTTGGCCTACCTGAGCCCGGCGGCCCCGAAGATCCCGCTGGTGTCGACGGTCGCCTACACGGGTTCGTCGCCGCTGTACACCGCCGACTACTGGGCGGCCAACCTGCGCAACCCGGTGCGGTTCAGCCAGGCCGTGCACGAGGCGAGCGCCGACCACAGCAACTTCATCGAGATCAGCCCGCATCCGCTGCTGACGCACGCGATCACCGACACCCTTGACGCGCAGGGCATCAGCCGCAAGTTCCACGTCGGCTCCACCGTGAACCGGGACCACCCGGAGACGCTGGCGTTCCACGCGCAACTGTCGGCGGTGCGCCCGCCCGCGGTCAAGGCACCGGAGGGTGCCACCGGGCGTCTCGTGGATGTGCCGGCCACCGCATGGCAGCACACCGCGTACTGGATGGCCGACCGCTCCGGCGGTCAGCAGTTCGCCGGCACGCACCCGCTGCTTGGGCTGCACGTCGAGCTGCCGTCGGGTGCCGGTCACGTCTGGCAGTCCGACGTCGGGCTGGAGGCCCACCCGTGGCTGGCCGACCACATCGTGCACGGTCTGCCGGTGATGCCGGGCGCCGGTTTCGCCGAGATCGCGCTCGCCGCGGCCCAGGAGGCCCTCGGTCTGCCCGCCACCGGTGTCGAGGTGTCCGTCGAGGTCGAGCAGATGCTGCCGCTGGATCCGTACACGAAGCTGACCACTCAGGTCAGCACCGGTCAGGACGGGGTGTCGACGGTCGAGATCCACTCCCGCTCGGAGGCGGGCACCTGGACCCGGCACGCCGCGGGAACGGTCAAGGCCGCCGCACCGGCGAGCCCCGCCAAACCGGCTCCGCTGACGGACGCGACGCCGGTCTCACCGGCGGACTTCTACACCGCGCTGCGCCGCACCGGAGCCCACCACGCGCAGGCGTTCGCGGCATTGACCCGCATCGCACGCGCAGGCGGCGCGGCCGACACCGAGATCGTGCTGCCCGACGAGGCGACGCCGCACCGCGGCATCACGCTGCACCCGGTCCTGCTCGACGCCGCGCTGCAGGGCCTCGCGGCCGCGCTCGGCGATGACTCGCTGAACGACTCCAATGACGTCACCTACCTGCCCGTCGGGTTCGGATCGGTGCGGGTGTTCGGTGAGCTGGGACGGCGCGCCAAGTGCCGCGCCGAGATCGTCAGCGTCGCCTCCGGGGTCGACGGACAGGGCAGCGGCGACGCCGTCGGCCGGGTCACCCTGACCGACGACACCGGCACCGTGCTGGCCCAGGTCGACAACGTCGCACTGAAGCGCATCCAGCGCCGCACCGTGCCGCTTCCGTTGTCGCAGAAGATCTTCGACAGCCGCTGGGTCGAGTCGCCGGTCGCCGCGGGCGGCGCGGCGCCCGGCAGCTGGCTGGTGCTCGCCGACGGCGACGCCGCACTCGGTGAGGCCGCACGGTTCGCCGACGGATTCGGTGACGTCCAGCACCGCGTCATCGCCGCGCCGCTGGCCGACGAGTCGGCCGCGCGCGACGCGCTGGCGTCGGCGACCTCGGACGCGGCGCTGCCGCCTGCCGGGGTCGTGGTGCTGGTCGACGTGCCCGCCTTCGACGGAACCGACGCCGACGCCCGGCTGCGCGCCGCCCAGGACGCGGTGTGGGAGATCGCCGCGACGGTCCGCTCGATCGTCGGGAGCTGGCACGGCAAACCGCCGCGCCTGTGGGTGGTCAGCCGCGGCGGCCTCACCGTGACCGACGGCGACGGGGGCGGCAACCCGGGCGTCGGCACGCTGAAGGCCCTGATCCGCGTCCTGGCCTACGAGCACCCGGATCTGCGCGCGACCCTGCTCGACGTCGGCGCCGACGGCGACACCGCCGCGATCCTGGCGGGTGAGATCGCCGCCGACGGCGCGGACGACGTGATCGCGTGGCGCGACGGAACGCGGCGGGTGGAGCGGCTGGCGCGGGCCGCGCTGCCTGCGACCCCGGGCAAGCTCGAGGTCCGCGGCGACGGCTCCTACATCGTGACCGGCGCCCTCGGCGGCGTCGGCCTGGCCGTGGTCCGCTGGCTGGTCGACAACGGTGCGGGCCGGCTGGTGCTCAACGGCCGCAGCGGACCGTCCGAGGCCGCCCAGGCCGTGCTCGACGAACTGTCGGCGCGCGCCGAGATCTCCGTCGTCACCGGTGACATCGCGACCCCCGGCACCGCGGCGCGGCTGGTGTCCGCCGCCGAGGAGACCGGGAAGCCGCTGCGCGGTGTGCTGCACTCGGCCGCCGTGCTCGACGACGAACTCGTCGTCGGGCTGACGCGGGAGAGCATGGACAAGATCTGGGCGCCCAAGGCGGCCGGCGCGTGGCGTCTGCACGAGGCCACCGCCGACAAGGCCCTCGACTGGTGGGTCGGGTTCTCGTCGGTCGCGTCGCTGCTCGGTTCGCCGGGCCAGGCCGCCTACGCGTGCGCCAATGCGTGGCTGGATGCGCTGGTGGCGTGGCGGCGTGCGGCGGGTCTGCCCGCGACGACGGTGAACTGGGGTCAGTGGGCCGAGGTCGGCCTGGCCAGCTCGCTGAAGTTCTCGGTGCTCGACCCGATCACCCCCGACGAGGGGGTGGAGGCGCTCGGCGGCGTGCTGGCCGCCGGGTTGTCCCAGGTCGGCATCGCCCGGCTGAGGCTCGACCGGGCCGCCGCGGCGTTCCCCGAGATCCGGCAGATCGGCTTCTTCGCCGACCTGGTCTCCGAGCTCGACGTCGACGACAGCGACGACGACTGGGAGGGCGCCGACGCGCTCAAGACCCTGTCCGCCGCCGAGGTCAACCGGGTGGTGGTGGCGCGGCTGCGCCGCCGGATCGCCGGTGTGATGGGCTATTCGACCGAAAGCGCCGTCGACACCGCCAAGCCGCTGACCGAGATGGGACTCGACTCGCTGATGGCGGTGCGGATGCGTAACACCATTCGCGGCGACTTCGGGGTGGAGCCCCCGGTCGCGCTGCTGCTGCAGGGTGCCACCCTCGACGATGTGGCGCTCGACCTGATCCGTCAGCTCGGCCTGGCCGAGGAGGACGGATCGGAACGGCCGAACGCTCTGCGCGAGCGGGCACAGCAGCGTGCCGCCGCGCGTCAACGTGCCGCATCGCGGCGAAAGGTAGGACCACGATCGTGA